In Thermofilaceae archaeon, a genomic segment contains:
- a CDS encoding ribbon-helix-helix domain-containing protein: MAKRAKNLEVRFEPRTQIVSFHVPKALLEALDRLVEIGVFNNRSEAIRTALFNLLREHRDVIEKRQLTVGYR, translated from the coding sequence ATGGCCAAGAGGGCGAAAAACCTCGAAGTTCGTTTTGAGCCTCGCACTCAGATTGTGAGTTTCCACGTGCCGAAGGCTTTGTTGGAGGCTTTGGATCGATTGGTGGAGATTGGCGTTTTCAACAACCGGAGTGAAGCCATACGGACAGCCCTCTTCAACCTCCTCCGAGAACACAGAGACGTAATCGAGAAAAGGCAGCTAACAGTAGGGTACAGGTAA